One window from the genome of Entelurus aequoreus isolate RoL-2023_Sb linkage group LG04, RoL_Eaeq_v1.1, whole genome shotgun sequence encodes:
- the rom1b gene encoding rod outer segment membrane protein 1b: protein MVLLKMKFTQQRRVRLAQGLWLLSWMAVLSGSFIFSLGVYLKIELLRRAEVMDNTEIHVVPNMLLLVGLAAIGTNWVAGRVCQDSLDPGRFPRWKVVLLGWYAAAALLCCLLLAVVVLSYALQGRLEDSLKVGLRNGIRFYKDTDVPGRCFQKETIDRLQMEFRCCGNTNFRDWFEVQWVSNRYLDYTSKDIKDRIRSNIDGRFLLDGVPFSCCNPVSPRPCLQSQLTDNAAHYNYDFQSEELNLYARGCREALINYYMELMNSTGPGVLSVILIQLSILFSLRYLQTSVEGAMAQDDPEGDSQGFLLEKGVKETLEEAQVKLLLLMKFGQVDPGAAEGSADTADKDAAPPSSS, encoded by the exons ATGGTCCTGCTGAAGATGAAGTTCACCCAGCAGAGGAGGGTGCGTCTGGCCCAGGGCTTGTGGCTCTTGTCCTGGATGGCCGTGCTGAGTGGCTCCTTCATCTTCTCTCTGGGGGTCTACCTGAAGATAGAGCTGCTACGTAGGGCCGAG GTGATGGACAACACCGAGATCCACGTGGTGCCCAACATGCTCCTGCTGGTGGGTCTGGCCGCCATCGGCACCAACTGGGTGGCGGGCCGAGTGTGCCAGGACTCCTTGGACCCGGGTCGCTTCCCCCGCTGGAAGGTGGTCCTGCTGGGCTGGTATGCTGCGGCCGCCCTCCTCTGCTGTCTGCTGCTGGCCGTGGTGGTCCTCAGCTACGCCCTGCAGGGCCGCCTGGAGGACTCCCTCAAG GTCGGCTTGAGGAACGGCATCCGCTTCTACAAGGACACCGACGTTCCAGGGCGCTGCTTCCAGAAGGAGACCATCGATCGTCTGCAGATGGAGTTCCGCTGCTGCGGAAACACCAACTTCAGGGATTGGTTCGAGGTGCAGTGGGTCAGCAACAGATACCTGGACTACACCTCCAAGGATATCAAGGA TCGCATCCGCAGCAACATAGACGGCCGCTTCCTGCTGGATGGCGTGCCCTTCAGCTGCTGCAACCCGGTGTCCCCTCGGCCCTGCCTGCAGTCCCAGCTGACCGACAACGCCGCCCACTACAACTACGACTTCCAGAGCGAGGAGCTCAACCTTTACGCCCGCGGCTGCAGGGAGGCCCTGATCAACTACTACATGGAGCTGATGAACTCCACTGGCCCCGGGGTGCTGTCTGTCATCTTGATACAG CTGTCCATCCTGTTCAGCCTGCGCTACCTGCAGACCTCGGTGGAAGGCGCCATGGCTCAGGACGATCCGGAGGGTGACAGCCAGGGTTTCCTTCTGGAGAAGGGAGTGAAGGAGACCTTGGAGGAGGCCCAAGTCAAACTCCTGCTCTTGATGAAGTTTGGGCAGGTGGACCCCGGTGCAGCCGAGGGTTCCGCTGACACCGCAGACAAGGACGCCGCCCCGCCTTCTTCCAGCTAG